CGTATTTATTTTTTATGAAGGGATTACTCACCAATTTATCGAACCCTAAAGCTGTGATCTATTTTGGTAGTGTATTCTCTTTATTTTTAGCAAACCCTCAGCTTGATCAAGTCCATTGGCTGCTTTTTATTATTGTGTCGGTTGAAACAATTTTATGGTTCTGCTTTGTGACTTTTATTTTTTCATTACCGAGTTTTAGAGCCGCTTACCGTAATTTTTCAAAATGGATTGATGGTATTTCTGGTGGAATTTTTACCGTTTTTGGTATTTTCCTGATTGGAAATCGATAATTTTAAATAAGAAAAAAGCCTCTTTATGAGGCTTTTTTATTTTTAAGCAAACTTTGCTAAAACTTCTAAAAACGGCGCTGATTGACGTGGGAATTTAGCAATCACGTCATGGATGCGTTCGCCTTCCGGATTAGTCGCATTAATATCTCGTCCATCTGCGACAAATTTAGTTAAAAGACGTTCATAGTCATTTGGACGCATATGTTTGAAAGCATGGTAGAGCACATGGAAGTCTGCGTTCACACCATTTGGAGGAAGTTGGTTGAGGTAGGCAAAAACACGCTCATCGGACCATTCTTCATTGAAAGTTGCTGGCTGTGATAATGCCATGACAATCTCCTCATTTTAAAAAAGGCAAAATAACTTGCGTTATTTTGCCTTGATTCTGTTTTATTGAATAGTCAGAAATAGAATTATCGTTCTTCAGGTAAATTGATATTCATTTCTAACATTTCGATGTTTGCTTCAGAACGAACTTGCATTTGGATATGCTGTTCGCCTACACCGCTAACATAACGACTGACCACCTGCATAATTTCTTTCTTCATTTGGTCAATCTTGTCTTGGCTTAAACGACGGCCTAAACCTTGTTCTGATGCAACAATGACTTTTAAACGATCTTTGGCAGTTTGAGCACTTGATGGTTTTTCTTCACTGCTAAATAATTTACTCCAGAATCCTGCCATATCTACGCTCCAAATAGTCGTGCTAACCAGCCTTTAGGTTGAGCTGTGATGTGTCGATAAGGGCGGTCTTCGCCAAGAAAGCGAGCAACCAAGTCATCATACGCTTGTCCAGCTTTAGTTTCTGAATACAGAATAACTGGCTTACCTTCGTTTGATGCTTGTAATACACTTGGACATTCAGGAATAACACCTAATGTCGGTACGCGTAAAATATCTTTAGAAATATCATCAATCGTCAGCATTTCCTGACGGTCAGCACGTTCAGGGTTAAAACGTGTAATACATAAATGTTTACGTATACGTCCTTCGTTATGTTCAACTTTTTTAGTTTTGCTATCTAACATTCCGATGATGCGGTCAGAGTCACGTACTGAAGAAATTTCAGGGTTTGTCACAATGATTGCTTCATCTGCATGGTACATTGCTAAAATTGCACCACGCTCGATCCCCGCAGGTGAGTCACAAATAATGTAATCAAATTCTTGAGAAAGCTCATCAATTACACGAGCAACACCTTCGTCGCTCAAAGCATCTTTATCACGGGTTTGGGAAGCCGGCAAAATGTAAAGGTTTTCGATATCTTTATCGCGAATAAGGGCTTGTTGCAGACGTGCTTCATTATTAATTACATTGACGAAATCATAAACAACACGACGCTCACAACCCATAATTAAATCAAGGTTACGTAAGCCTACATCAAAGTCAATCACAACAGTTTTATGACCACGAAGGGCTAAACCTGTTGCAAAAGATGCACTCGTTGTAGTTTTACCTACACCACCTTTGCCTGATGTTACGACAACAATTTTGGCCACCGAATCCACTCCTATTATGGTCATACATACACCCTTAAAAGGGCTGTTTTTTGGTGATTTGCTTAATAAACTAAAGTTCTAGAGCTTCAAATTCAAGCTCTTGCTTTTCATTTAAATAAATATGTACTGGCTTTTTTACCACATGTTTAGGGATATCATCTGCGACACAATATGTTCCGGCAATGGAAACGAGTTCAGCCTCTAAAGATTGGCAAAAAATGCGTGCAGCAGCGTGCCCACCCGCACCAGCAATGACTCTACCACGAACCGTGCCATAAATATGTATATTTCCTGAAGCAATCACTTCGGAACCACTATTCATGCCAGCTTTTAAAATAATATCGCCTTGGTCTTGTACAAGAGATTGGCCTGTACGCAAAATTTCATCATGATAAGAGGTAATATGGGCAACTGCATTATTATTTAGTGGTTTTTTTGTTTCTACTGAAGCTTGTGCAGAGCTAGGCTTCTCTACAATTGCAACTTGCTCTGCAGTTGGTTTAATACGTTGTAATGGTTGATCTGCCGGTAATACAGGGAACTGAATGGCGCGTGCTTCGTCGCCTAAAATACCGTCAATGACAGCCATAGGCTGTAAGCCCATGCTGACTAACAGCTGAATTAAAGCAATAAGCTCTTGTTCAACAGTACTATCTATAATAACGACAGTTCCCTGATAGGAACCTTCATTTAATATATTTGATAATTGCTGGCGGATCACATCATGATCATTCGTATCGAAGGTTATCCTGCTAAAGTTAACCATTCTGCCGGTAATCCGGATATCAGCCATAAGTCTTCCTTCAAGGCGTTAAAACGAGCTGTAATATCGTTAAGTTTATTGTAAATAGAGCAAATGCTAGAACAAATCGTACCAATTCTCTAGCGTGATTTATAAAAAAATAAATAAATGCTTATTCTTTGATTCGATCATACTCCGCGAGTGTTTGTTGCCACTGTTTAACTTTAACTTGTTTACGGACAGCTTCTAGCGTTTCAAAAACGACAGACTCAACCAGCTGCTCAAGTTCATGGTTATCAATATTTATATGGCTAATTTTTTGAGAAATTAATTGATAAGTTGAATTAGGATGTGCGGCTGAACCTTCAATTAACGGCTCTATTAAACCAGCACTGATATTTTCACCAAGACGTTGACCAATACTTTGAATTTGTTGCTCAATACGTCCCCCTACAAGTGGAATAAGCCTTAATAATTGTGTTAATTCAGGCGTATCTTCTATTGCCTGATCTACAATTTGTCCGACAGCTCGGGTGATTGCAGGCTTTTGTTCTTTTAAAGCAGTTGCTAAAGATTCTTGTAATAGGGCAGTTAGGGTTACGGTAAATTGTTCACGATGATGATTAACCAAATCATGAATAATTTGTTTATGGCTAGAACTCGTTTCAAGCTCGTATCGAATACCGTCAATTACGGTAATCACCACGCGGTCCGACAACTCTTCCATAACCACACGGTAATAAAAGAGACCTGTCTTTCTCCAGCTTTCAGGAATAACCGGGTAACCAAGTTCGTGTAAACGGTATGCAATAATCCCGGCACGGAATAAACGTAGAAAACGTAGCTGAGGAATAATAGCTAAAATTTCATACCAGTGAATGAAAGGGAAGAAGAACCAACGCTTATGATGTTTATAAACGATAGCAATTCCCCAACGGACCAGTAGTTCAATAATTAGAAAACCAATAAACCAGGCTTCAGAGGTAATAACCCATGGGTGTAAATGGGTACGGTAGAAAGACAATACTTGGGGCAAATGGATATGTTCAAAGAACCATGCCCCAATACTGCTCATTAAAAAGAAATTGGCTGCAAGACAGAACAGATTGAAAATGATAATAAACACCATAAAGATGTCGTAGACCAAAAACAGCTTAAATGAAAGGCTGCTTGAATCTACACGGTGATATTTCGTTTGCTTTCCGGAACTGTTTTGCATAAAAGTGGATTCTTTTTTAAAGATTCGTAGTCGCGTATTGAGCTTTCATTTTCTCGATGAGCTGATCTTTTTCAGTCCAGAGTTCATGTACCCATTGTTGAAAACGTTCACGGTAAACTTGGTCATCTTCATAATTACCCCCGAGAACCCAGTCTGGTATTTCAATTTTTCGAAGATTGACCGCAATTTTTGAAACGTCACCTAGCCAGAAATCGCCATAACCTGGTACGCCATCAGGGTAGACAATGGTCATATCAACTAAAGCATCAATTTTGTCGCCCAAAATATTTAACGCCAGAGCCAAACCACCTGCTTTAGGTTTTAATAAATGTTTATATGGTGATTTTTGTTGGTCGTGTTTTTCCTGAGTAAAACGAGTCCCTTCCAAATAATTTAATAATGTAAAAGGTTGACTTAAGAGCTGTTCACACGCTTTACGTGCTTCCATCATATCGCGGTCTTTGAGTTCAGGGTTTTTCGCGATTTGCTCTTTTGTATGACGCTTCATCATTGGGAAGCCTAAGATTTTAAAAGCTTGACCCACGAAAGGAATAAAGATGAGCTCCCACTTGGTAAAAAAGCGGGTAAGCGGCATACGGGTTAATCCGAAATATTGGTTTACCGTGGTATCAACCCAACTTTGATGGTTACAAGTCATTAAATAACGGCCTTGCATATTCAGATCAAGGCCTTCGTCAATGCTAATGTCCCATTTTAAATTAGGTAAAACATGATCAATGAGCCAATTATTGACACCAAGCCAGCTATTAGTAATTTGAATATTGGTTTCATCAATTTTTGAAGACTTTTTAAATAGCTTTGTTAAACCTAAAGCTAAGACAGGTGGTCCATGAAAAAAAGTGCTACCTGTGATGACTGTACCTACAGTGAGTCCACGTGTAATTTTTTTTAGCGCAGATTGCTTATTGGGTGCAGTTGACATATAAATGGCCCCGAATATCCAAAATCCATAGAAAGTTGTTCAACTATAACTATCATGAAATGAAATACAACGGTATCTTAGACAACAATGAAGAAATTGTGATGAGTGCACACCTTAAAGTGCATCAAAATATTACAAAAAAATAACTAAACTGTTTATTATTAACAAAATATCAATGTTTTATACTTCCTTTTTGTTTCATTATTCATTCAACAACAAAACACTCAAAGTGAGGAGGCATGCAATGCGTGCATTAGTTATTTCAACAGTGGTAGGGGCAGCAGTAGTACTTTCTGGTTGTCAAACAACAGGTAATAACCTTGGTGGCGTTGAATACGATAAAGCCGCATTAGGTACTTTGATCGGCGCAGCAGCTGGCTACGGTATTTCTAAATCAAATGCAAACTCTAGCCGTCAAAACAACCGTGCTGCGGCAATTGGTGCAGTTCTTGGTGCAGCTGGCGGTTTATATCTTGACCAAAAAGAGAAAAAATTACGCGAACAAATGGCTGGTACTGGTGTAGAAGTAGGCCGTAACCCAGATGGTTCTGTTCAATTGATCATGCCTGGTAGCATTACTTTTGATACTAACAAATCAAACATCAAGCCAAACTTCTATGCAACTTTGGACAAAGTAGCTCAAACATTGGCTGAAGATAACAAGAGCGCGATTTTAGTTACTGGTTATACAGATAACACTGGTAATGACTCTATTAACATCCCATTATCTCAAGCGCGTGCTCAATCAGTTAAAAACTATTTAGCTGGTAAAGGTGTTCCATCTAGCCGTATCGATGCACAAGGTTATGGTTCTTCTAACCCAATCGCAGACAACTCAACTGCTTCTGGTCGTGAACAAAACCGCCGTGTAGAAATCAGCATTTATGCTAAACAATAAGATCTAGTTTATTGTTTCAAAAACCACCTTCGGGTGGTTTTTTTATGGGTGAAGTATAAAAAATAATCACGACATTCTGCGGCGCATAAATTGCATTATTAGACATCATTTATACATATCCGTAGATTTACTATTGGGATTCTAAAAAAGAGATGACTATAATCATGCTCGAAAAATTAAGAGGTAATACACGATGTCATCTGCCAGTCAACTGAACAACAAGCAAGAAGAAGCCATGAAATATACTCAAGGCCCTTTATTGGTGCTTGCTGGCGCTGGTTCAGGTAAAACATCGGTAATTACGCGTAAAATTGCCTATTTGGTGCAACATTGCCGTATTCCTGCACATCGTATTACAGCGATGACCTTTACCAATAAAGCTGCACGTGAAATGAAAGAGCGTGTCACCAAGCTTTTATCACGTGAAGAAGCAAAAGGTTTGTCCGTTTCGACCTTCCATACTTTTGGTTTAAATCTTTTACGTTTAGAACTTAAAAATTTACCTTTAAAAGCTAATTTTTCGATTTTGGATGCGGATGACTGTAAACGTATTTTGATGGATTTGATGCATCGCGATAATTTATCGGGTGCAGAGAGTAAAGAACTAATTGCCAAGGCAATGAAGAAAATTTCAGATTGGAAAAACGATCTGATTTTGCCTGAGCAAGCACATTCGACGTGTGAAACACCTGAAGACGTCCAGTTTGCCCATCTTTATCAACTTTATGAACGTAATTTACGTGCTTACAATGCAGTTGACTTTGATGACCTCATTGTTATGCCAACCCGCTTATTGCAAGAAAATGCAGAAGTACGTGACAAATGGCAAAACCGTGTTCGTTACTTGCTAGTGGATGAGTATCAAGATACCAACACCGCGCAATATATTTTGGTGAAACTACTAGTTGGCGTAATGGGGCAGTTTACAGCCGTAGGTGATGATGACCAATCGATTTATGCATGGCGTGGGGCTAAGCCTGAAAACATGGCTTTGCTTAAACAGGATTTCCCAAATCTTCATATTATTAAGCTTGAACAAAATTACCGCTCGACCAGCCGTATTTTGAAAGCTGCGAACTGTGTAATTCAAAATAACCCGCATATTTTTGATAAAAAATTGTGGAGTGATAAAGGGCATGGTGAGGTCATCAGAATTATTACCTGTCGTAATGATGATGATGAAGCAGAACGTGTAGTCAAAGACTTACTGACTCACAAACTTATGAATGGTAAGAACTGGAAAGATTACGCTGTATTGTACCGTGGTAACTTTCAGGCGCGTGTATTGGAAACACAACTTCGCCAAATGCAGATTCCGTACAAACTCTCTGGCGGTACATCGTTCTTCGCTCGTGCAGAAATTAAAGATGTAATGAGTTATTTACGTCTTATTATTAACCCAGAAGATGACAGTGCTTTCTTACGTATTATTAATACGCCTAAACGTGCGATTGGCCCAGTTACTCTTGAGAAGTTAGGCTTATTTGCACAAGAAAATAATTTGTCTTTACTTGGTGCTTCTTCTGACCAGCGCTTAAGTATGGTGCTTCCTAAAAAGGCAGAAACTCAATTGCATGAGTTTGCTGACTTTATCTCGACGTTTACACGTGAGCTGTTGGAAGATGATGAGCCTGTGCCTAAAGTTCGTCAAATGATGAATGAAGCGGGTTATATCGACTATATTCGTGAGCAGTCCGCAACGCCTGCGCAAGAGAAAAGTAAGCTCGATAATATCGAGAACTTGTTTAGTAGTATTCAAAACTTAATTAATCGTGCTGAAGATGTTGATGAAAAGAACATTGAAAGTGTGATTCGAAAACTAGTCTTGCTTGATATGTTAGAGCAACAGCAAGAGGAAGAAGACACTGATAAAGTGAACTTACTTACTCTACATGCTGCTAAAGGTTTGGAATTCCCATATGTCTATATTATGGGTCTTGAAGAAGAGCTGTTGCCGCATAAGAACTCGATTGCTGCTGAAACTATTGAAGAAGAACGCCGTCTTATGTACGTGGGAATTACCCGTGCACGTCAAGGCTTAACTTTGACTTTGGCAGAGCAGCGTAAAAATGGTGGTCAAATGAAACAGATGACCCCAAGCCGTTTCCTCGATGAGCTTCCGCAAGATGAGCTCGAATGGTTAGGGCGTAAAAAGAAAATTGCAGCAAATGTTGATCCTAAAGAACAGGCTCAACAATATTTGGCAAATTTAAAAGCTTTATTAAAGCGTTAATTTTTTTTAATTTTTAGGAAATCCCATGAAAGTTCAAGTTAAATTGCTCGATCCGCGTTTAGGTAAAGAGTGGCCTTTACCTTCATATGCAACAGCAGGGTCAGCAGGTTTAGATTTACGTGCCTGTTTAGATGAAGCAATTGAGATTGAACCAGGTCAAACTGTTTTGGTTAAAACAGGTATGGCAATTTATATTCATGATGTGAATTTTGCTGGTTTAATTCTACCGCGTTCAGGTTTAGGTCATAAACACGGTATCGTGCTTGGCAACTTAGTTGGTTTGATTGATTCGGATTATCAAGGTGAGTTGATGGTTTCAGTGTGGAACCGTGGTCAAACCACTTTCCGTTTAGAACCAGGTGAGCGTTTAGCACAGTATGTTCTAGTTCCAGTAGTTCAGGCTGAATTTGAGCAAGTAGAGGAATTTGAAGAAACTTTACGTGGCGCAGGCGGCTTTGGTCACACTGGTAAACAATAATTAATTTATAAAAAATAATGAAAAGAAACGCTTGTTTTACAAGTGTTTCTTTTTACACCTTGAATGTTACAATGAATTATATTACAAAACGCTTTACTCATATTCTTTTAACTTTTTTTAGCAAATACCCATTTTTCAGATTTTGAATACTCTATGTTTTTGCGATAGATCAAATTGATCTTTAAATAGAAGATACGCTATGAATGTAAGACACTCATTTCCAAAAAATATTTTCCGTGCTTACGATATTAGAGGCAAACTTTCTTATTTAACTACGGACGTCGTCCGTTCAATTGCCTATGGATTGGCACAACAATATAAACAAGCAGAACAAACTCAGCTGATTATTGGTTATGATGCGCGCCTGACGAGTCCAGCTTATGCGCATTTAATCGAAGAGATATTATTAGAGCAGGGTTTAAATGTTACAAATATTGGTTGTTGCTCAACCCCGATGATGTACTACATTGCACGGGAGTTTGGTGGTAATGGCATAATGGTAACAGCTAGCCATAATCCTAAATCAGATAATGGTATTAAATGGATTTTAAGAGGTGAACCTCCATCTCCTGAAATGATCCAGCAAGTAGGTGAATTTGCGCAAACTTATGTACCTACTCATACAATTTCATTATTAGAATTATCAACTCCTCAATTTAATTCAGAATTTTGTAAAAAATACCAACAAGCAATCTTTAACGATATTCAACTCAAGCGTCCTTTAAAAGTTGTATTAGATGGCCTGCATGGATCGGCAGGGCATTGCTCAAAACTCGTACTTGAAAAAATGGGTTGTGAAGTCATTGCTTTACGTACAACTCCAAATGGTGAGTTCCCTGATCATGCACCAGACCCTTCACATGCTGCGCATTTAAAAGAACTACGTAAAACGATTATTGAACAGGGGGCAGATATTGGTATTGCCCTTGATGGTGATGGCGACCGTGTCGTATTGCTTGATGAAAAAGCCAATATACTTACTGCTGACCGTTTATTGTCACTATTTGCACAAATGTGTCTGGAGCAGCAACCAGACAAAGAAATTGTATTTGATGTGAAATGCTCGCTCATGGTTCAAAGAACCGTAGAACGACTTGGTGGTAAACCCAAAATGATTCGCACGGGAAGTAGCTTCCTCCGCGCGTATTTATCTCAATCAAATGGTAACGCTATTTTTGGGGGCGAATACGCGGGTCATTATGTATTTAATGATGGGCGTGGTTTTGGGTATGACGATGGTTTGTACGCTGCATTACGTGTAATGGAATATTTCACCGAGTCGAGTGCGACAACAATTTCTGATTTATTTTCTAATTATCCTGAAAGATGCTGTACTGAAGATACTTATATTGGTACCCATCAGTCCGACCCTAAACATGTACTACAAGATATTGAAATTTTAAGCCATCGTTTAGGTGCTCGAATTAGTAAAATTGATGGCGTACGTCTTGATTTTGATGATGGTTTTGGCATTATTCGAGCATCAAATACAGGTGAGTATTTTACCGTAAGATTTGACGCTGATAATCCTTTACGTTTAAAGGAAATCCAGCAAAAATTTATTGATATGTTGCAAGAGCGTTATCCGCAAATTGCACAAGAACTTTCTGAGGCCTAATAAGGAGAGGCGCAATGCCACAAGATCAGCATCTCGGCGTCGACAAAGCAAAAATCTTGATTGAAGCTTTGCCATATATTCAACGTTTTTCTGGTAAGACGCTGGTGGTGAAATACGGTGGTAATGCGATGACTGATCCTGAATTGGAAAGTTCATTTGCCCGCGATATCGTTTTACTTAAAACTGTGGGTTTAAACCCGATTGTTGTGCATGGCGGTGGCCCACAAGTTGACTCTTTCTTAAAGCAATTAGGACGTGAGTCTGACCGTATTGATGGTATGCGTGTGACCGATGAAGCTACGATGGAAGTGGTTGAAATGGTCCTAGGCGGTAGCGTAAACAAATCTATTGTTAATTTGATTAATAAACACGGCGGCCGTGCAATTGGCTTGACTGGTCAAGATGGCAACCTATTACGTGCCCGTAAATTATTAATGGAAAAACAAGAAGAGGACGGTTCTATCAAACATATCGATTTAGGTATGGTTGGTGAGGTGACCGGGGTTAAAACTGACGTATTAGAGATGTTTACTCAAAGCGACTTTATTCCTGTTATTGCTCCATTAGGTGTTGATGAAAAAGGTAATACTTACAATATTAATGCTGACTTGGTGGCTGGGAAGGTCGCAGAAGCATTAGGCGCAGAAAAATTAATTCTGCTGACTAATATTAGTGGCGTATTAGATGAAAACAAAAACCTTTTAACCGGTTTAACGACACAAGAAGTTGACCGTTTAATCGAAACAGGCGTAATTTACGGTGGAATGATTCCTAAAGTAGGCTGTGCGCTTGACGCTGTAAAAGGTGGTGTTGTGAGCGCACATATTGTTGACGGACGTGTACCGCACGCAACATTACTTGAAATCTTTACAGATCACGGGGTTGGTACGCTTATTTCTAACCGTACACAAACAACTCACTAAACCTCATTATTTTTTATTAAAAGATCACGCTAAGTGGTCTTTTTTTATGCCATTTAATTTTGGTCATTTTTTTGTCATGAGCTTTGACTAGTGTAGTGGGTGTCACTAGGAGCGTTCATTATGCTGGAAAAATTTAATCAATATCGCCAAACCTGGACTTTACCTTTAAATCGCCATAAGGCTAACAATCAAACACAATTCCGCTTTGAATGGGTTGATAATTTAAAAGAATTACAAGATGTACAACGGTTTCGTGCACAACAATTTAGTAAACAATTCGGCATTCAATTTGAAGATAATTTAGATCAAGATATTTACGATTTTGGCTGTGAGCATGCTGTATTAAGAGAAAAATGGACAGGAGAGATTGTTGCTTATACACGACTTAAGCTCTTTCAAGGCCACGAAATAGGGCAAAGTTACAGTGCTAATGAGTTTGACATTGTTCCACACTTGTCGCATTTGCCAAATGTATTAGAGATAGGGCGTACTTGTGTACATCCACGTTTTCGTAATGGTAAGGCACTTTCAACATTATGGCTGAATCTTGCACCTAAAGTATTGTGGTCAATGCGTGCTAAATATTTGATGGGATGTGTCAGTATTCATCTGCAAGATAATTTGGCTAGAGCGTACTATACACACCGTCAAATTCAGCAATTACCGGACACTAAAACCATCGATATTCGTTCTAAGAAAATCTATGAACCTGAATATCCGGAGTTTAGTTTCCCTCAAGATGAGCGGATGCCGAAACTATTCCAAATGTATTTGAGTATGCAGTCTAAATTATCTAAAGATGCCTTCTTTGATGCTGAATTTAACTGTCTCGATTACTTTGTATTTT
The window above is part of the Acinetobacter baumannii genome. Proteins encoded here:
- a CDS encoding PA4642 family protein, producing the protein MALSQPATFNEEWSDERVFAYLNQLPPNGVNADFHVLYHAFKHMRPNDYERLLTKFVADGRDINATNPEGERIHDVIAKFPRQSAPFLEVLAKFA
- the minE gene encoding cell division topological specificity factor MinE, giving the protein MAGFWSKLFSSEEKPSSAQTAKDRLKVIVASEQGLGRRLSQDKIDQMKKEIMQVVSRYVSGVGEQHIQMQVRSEANIEMLEMNINLPEER
- the minD gene encoding septum site-determining protein MinD, coding for MAKIVVVTSGKGGVGKTTTSASFATGLALRGHKTVVIDFDVGLRNLDLIMGCERRVVYDFVNVINNEARLQQALIRDKDIENLYILPASQTRDKDALSDEGVARVIDELSQEFDYIICDSPAGIERGAILAMYHADEAIIVTNPEISSVRDSDRIIGMLDSKTKKVEHNEGRIRKHLCITRFNPERADRQEMLTIDDISKDILRVPTLGVIPECPSVLQASNEGKPVILYSETKAGQAYDDLVARFLGEDRPYRHITAQPKGWLARLFGA
- the minC gene encoding septum site-determining protein MinC; translation: MADIRITGRMVNFSRITFDTNDHDVIRQQLSNILNEGSYQGTVVIIDSTVEQELIALIQLLVSMGLQPMAVIDGILGDEARAIQFPVLPADQPLQRIKPTAEQVAIVEKPSSAQASVETKKPLNNNAVAHITSYHDEILRTGQSLVQDQGDIILKAGMNSGSEVIASGNIHIYGTVRGRVIAGAGGHAAARIFCQSLEAELVSIAGTYCVADDIPKHVVKKPVHIYLNEKQELEFEALEL
- a CDS encoding acyltransferase; amino-acid sequence: MSTAPNKQSALKKITRGLTVGTVITGSTFFHGPPVLALGLTKLFKKSSKIDETNIQITNSWLGVNNWLIDHVLPNLKWDISIDEGLDLNMQGRYLMTCNHQSWVDTTVNQYFGLTRMPLTRFFTKWELIFIPFVGQAFKILGFPMMKRHTKEQIAKNPELKDRDMMEARKACEQLLSQPFTLLNYLEGTRFTQEKHDQQKSPYKHLLKPKAGGLALALNILGDKIDALVDMTIVYPDGVPGYGDFWLGDVSKIAVNLRKIEIPDWVLGGNYEDDQVYRERFQQWVHELWTEKDQLIEKMKAQYATTNL
- a CDS encoding OmpA family protein, with protein sequence MRALVISTVVGAAVVLSGCQTTGNNLGGVEYDKAALGTLIGAAAGYGISKSNANSSRQNNRAAAIGAVLGAAGGLYLDQKEKKLREQMAGTGVEVGRNPDGSVQLIMPGSITFDTNKSNIKPNFYATLDKVAQTLAEDNKSAILVTGYTDNTGNDSINIPLSQARAQSVKNYLAGKGVPSSRIDAQGYGSSNPIADNSTASGREQNRRVEISIYAKQ
- the rep gene encoding DNA helicase Rep, producing MSSASQLNNKQEEAMKYTQGPLLVLAGAGSGKTSVITRKIAYLVQHCRIPAHRITAMTFTNKAAREMKERVTKLLSREEAKGLSVSTFHTFGLNLLRLELKNLPLKANFSILDADDCKRILMDLMHRDNLSGAESKELIAKAMKKISDWKNDLILPEQAHSTCETPEDVQFAHLYQLYERNLRAYNAVDFDDLIVMPTRLLQENAEVRDKWQNRVRYLLVDEYQDTNTAQYILVKLLVGVMGQFTAVGDDDQSIYAWRGAKPENMALLKQDFPNLHIIKLEQNYRSTSRILKAANCVIQNNPHIFDKKLWSDKGHGEVIRIITCRNDDDEAERVVKDLLTHKLMNGKNWKDYAVLYRGNFQARVLETQLRQMQIPYKLSGGTSFFARAEIKDVMSYLRLIINPEDDSAFLRIINTPKRAIGPVTLEKLGLFAQENNLSLLGASSDQRLSMVLPKKAETQLHEFADFISTFTRELLEDDEPVPKVRQMMNEAGYIDYIREQSATPAQEKSKLDNIENLFSSIQNLINRAEDVDEKNIESVIRKLVLLDMLEQQQEEEDTDKVNLLTLHAAKGLEFPYVYIMGLEEELLPHKNSIAAETIEEERRLMYVGITRARQGLTLTLAEQRKNGGQMKQMTPSRFLDELPQDELEWLGRKKKIAANVDPKEQAQQYLANLKALLKR
- the dut gene encoding dUTP diphosphatase produces the protein MKVQVKLLDPRLGKEWPLPSYATAGSAGLDLRACLDEAIEIEPGQTVLVKTGMAIYIHDVNFAGLILPRSGLGHKHGIVLGNLVGLIDSDYQGELMVSVWNRGQTTFRLEPGERLAQYVLVPVVQAEFEQVEEFEETLRGAGGFGHTGKQ
- a CDS encoding phosphomannomutase/phosphoglucomutase encodes the protein MNVRHSFPKNIFRAYDIRGKLSYLTTDVVRSIAYGLAQQYKQAEQTQLIIGYDARLTSPAYAHLIEEILLEQGLNVTNIGCCSTPMMYYIAREFGGNGIMVTASHNPKSDNGIKWILRGEPPSPEMIQQVGEFAQTYVPTHTISLLELSTPQFNSEFCKKYQQAIFNDIQLKRPLKVVLDGLHGSAGHCSKLVLEKMGCEVIALRTTPNGEFPDHAPDPSHAAHLKELRKTIIEQGADIGIALDGDGDRVVLLDEKANILTADRLLSLFAQMCLEQQPDKEIVFDVKCSLMVQRTVERLGGKPKMIRTGSSFLRAYLSQSNGNAIFGGEYAGHYVFNDGRGFGYDDGLYAALRVMEYFTESSATTISDLFSNYPERCCTEDTYIGTHQSDPKHVLQDIEILSHRLGARISKIDGVRLDFDDGFGIIRASNTGEYFTVRFDADNPLRLKEIQQKFIDMLQERYPQIAQELSEA
- the argB gene encoding acetylglutamate kinase, yielding MPQDQHLGVDKAKILIEALPYIQRFSGKTLVVKYGGNAMTDPELESSFARDIVLLKTVGLNPIVVHGGGPQVDSFLKQLGRESDRIDGMRVTDEATMEVVEMVLGGSVNKSIVNLINKHGGRAIGLTGQDGNLLRARKLLMEKQEEDGSIKHIDLGMVGEVTGVKTDVLEMFTQSDFIPVIAPLGVDEKGNTYNINADLVAGKVAEALGAEKLILLTNISGVLDENKNLLTGLTTQEVDRLIETGVIYGGMIPKVGCALDAVKGGVVSAHIVDGRVPHATLLEIFTDHGVGTLISNRTQTTH
- a CDS encoding GNAT family N-acetyltransferase, with the protein product MLEKFNQYRQTWTLPLNRHKANNQTQFRFEWVDNLKELQDVQRFRAQQFSKQFGIQFEDNLDQDIYDFGCEHAVLREKWTGEIVAYTRLKLFQGHEIGQSYSANEFDIVPHLSHLPNVLEIGRTCVHPRFRNGKALSTLWLNLAPKVLWSMRAKYLMGCVSIHLQDNLARAYYTHRQIQQLPDTKTIDIRSKKIYEPEYPEFSFPQDERMPKLFQMYLSMQSKLSKDAFFDAEFNCLDYFVFLEVNKIATSFVMNKMAQR